In Cydia fagiglandana chromosome 3, ilCydFagi1.1, whole genome shotgun sequence, the following are encoded in one genomic region:
- the LOC134680543 gene encoding uncharacterized protein LOC134680543, with protein sequence MKAGIFALLLVVCYVQCKKTYAPLPKHANVDFINMEGGGIKPAPRPGGVATPASKPQPVPAVQPASTPVPKPAQAQPAPTTGKPAPVVTTKPAQPAVTPAQPKTTNQIKPAPINPSPVANPITTPGPGSVKDLVNFYNSQGKGSPIRPYSYSQSVKQG encoded by the exons ATGAAGGCCGGAATATTTGCCTTGCTGTTGGTCGTCTGTTACGTGCAAT gtAAAAAGACGTATGCCCCCCTGCCCAAACATGCCAACGTAGACTTTATTAATATGGAGGGAGGTGGGATCAAGCCAGCGCCGCGGCCGGGCGGCGTGGCGACCCCTGCATCTAAACCTCAGCCAGTACCCGCGGTTCAACCCGCCTCAACTCCAGTACCTAAACCAGCCCAAGCTCAACCAGCACCGACTACAGGAAAACCAGCACCAGTCGTCACCACCAAACCAGCGCAACCCGCCGTCACGCCCGCTCAACCGAAAacaacaaatcaaatcaaacCAGCCCCCATTAACCCGTCGCCAGTGGCCAACCCCATCACGACTCCTGGACCCGGCAGTGTCAAGGATTTGGTCAACTTCTACAATAGTCAAGGCAAAGGCAGCCCCATCCGTCCCTACAGTTACAGCCAGTCTGTTAAA